The sequence CTAGTTCAGGAATTTTTCCTAGGTCCTTTATTCCTTTAACTATATCATAGCCTATGACTGTGTGACTTTTTATTTGCTTATATTCATCTTCTGTTAACTTTTCTGGCTTATTTAATATACTGTCGGGAATACCTATTTTACCAATGTCATGTAAATATGCAGCAAGTTCTAACTCTTCTATATGGCTGTCGCTATAGTTTAGTTCCTCTCCTATTGCTCTAACTATTTTAGCAACGTTCCTTGAATGACCTTCTGTATACTTATCTCTCATTTCAAGAGCAGTCATCAGGACTTTGACTGTTTCTGTATATTTAGACTTTGATTC comes from Brevinematales bacterium and encodes:
- a CDS encoding HD-GYP domain-containing protein, producing the protein ESKSKYTETVKVLMTALEMRDKYTEGHSRNVAKIVRAIGEELNYSDSHIEELELAAYLHDIGKIGIPDSILNKPEKLTEDEYKQIKSHTVIGYDIVKGIKDLGKIPELVRHHHERYDGKGYPDGKKGDELDIDVYILQLADSVDAMSTDRIYRKALSPEQIKAELIKNRGLQFHPKIVDIYLKICDKENLCNSRG